The sequence TTAGAGGAGCGATCTTGGGAAGCGGCGTCAGCAGACGCCGCACGAGGGTAGCCAGATGTGAAACGTCTGGATGAGTGTCCTCCCAAATCCTCCGCGCCCTGAAGGGGCGCCAGCAGGTCTCCCATGGAGTCGCTCACGCAGATGAACCGCTCGCCGCGAACACCTATGTCTTGGCGCGTCTCCAACGCGCCGCAATTGTTTGATCTGCTGTTCCAGACGTTGCACGTCTGGCTACCTGCTCTGAGGCCGCTTGCGCGGCCCAGTTTCAACCACCTCGGCTTCTGGCAAATGGTTTGGCCTTGTTTCTTCTCGGCGCGTCTCCAACGCGCCATGATTGTTTGATCTGCTTTCCCAAACCTCGCACGTCTGGCGACCTTCTCGGAGCCGCTCGTGCGGCCCACTTCGATCAGCTCGCCTCCCGTTCTCAATGTTGCACGTCTGGCTACCTGCTGGTTGCGCCTCCGGCACACGCTGACCCTGGACGTTTTCTCTCCCAGACGTTGCACGTCTGGCGACCTGCTCAGAGCCGCTCGTGCGGCCCAGCAGAAACGAGCTTAGCACGAGTCAGGAACATCATACGCGCACGAAAAATCGAATGCTGCGGCCTGGGAAGTGCTGGTTCTACTCTCCATGTCGCTTCATCAAACATGACCTTTCTCCAACAACTGGGGTAAGGCAAGTGCGCCTGACTGAATGACTGTTCATTCAGCAGACGGTGTGCTATAATGCCCCACCTTTTTATTCCAGCATCATGGAGGATTCAATGTCGTACGTGTTTCCCAGCGACGAGTGGGTCGCCTCATTTAAGCAGCGAATCAACGAAGGCGCGTATAAAGAATCGGGCGCCACGTGGGAGGCGGGCTCGCTCTGTTGCGTCATCAAAGCCAATCCGGATATCGGACTGACAGAAGACAAATTCATTTTATTGGACCTCTATCGTGGCGAGTGCCGTGATGCGCGATTGGTGGACGCGACGGAAGCCGCGTCGGCCAGTTTTACCATCACTGCCGCTTACGATCGGTGGAAACAGTTGTTTCGCGGCGAGCTTGACCCCGTCAAGGCAATGATGTTCGGACAGATCAATATCAAGGGCAATTTGGGCGTGCTAATGAAGTACACCAAAGCGGCCAAGGACCTGCTCGAATGCGGCGGTCAGGTTCCCAGCACTTTTCTTGGAGAAAGAACCAGTGAGTGAAGAAATCATCGTTCATCGGACGGCACTCAGTATTCCCTATGCCTGGGCAGCGGGTCGGCACGCCACGCGATTTTATCGCGAGATTGCCGAACATCGTAAGTTGTTTGGCACGCGCTGCCCACGCTGTCAACGTGTTCTGTTCCCTGCTCGCAAGGCGTGCAGTCGCTGCTTCACCGAGACGACCGATTGGGTCGAGGTTGGACCGCGCGGGACGGTCACCAGTTTCACCGTTGTTCATTACGCTGAACCTCAGATTCAGCCGTTGCCGCCGCCGCTCGCCTATGCGTTGATTCAGCTTGACGGCGCTGACACGGCGTTCATTCATCTGGTCAGCGAGGTCAACGTCGCAGAGATCAAAACCGGTATGCGTGTGGAAGCCGTTTTCGCTGAGTCGCCGCAGGGGAACATTCTGGATGTGAAATTTTTCAAACCGATTACACAAGGCTGAGAGAGAAAGATGGAAGACATAGCCATTGTCGGCGTTGCACAAACGAAGTTCGAGCGCGAAAAGCGAGACCTTAATTATGCTGAGTTGGTCTACGGCGTGGTGACTGAGCTGTTTGAAAAAACAGGCGCGACGCATCAGGACGTGGACAACATTGTGACGGCTTCGTCCGATTTCTGGGATGGCCGCACCATTTCGAGCATGGCGATCCAGAGCGCGGTCGGCGCATATATGAAGTCGGAGTCAAAAGTCTCCTCAGATGGCACACTCGCGTTGCTCTACGGCGCCATGCGTATCTTATCCGGGCAATTCAAGACGACACTGGTGGTGGCGCACAGCAAAGGGTCGGAAGGCGCGCCCAACCTGATCGCCAACGCTGCGTTCGATCCGGTCTACCAACGTCAGCTTGGCATTGATTTTCACGTGGCCTCGGCTCTCCAGGCGCGCGCCTACATGCAGAAGTACGGCCTCACGGAACAGGACGTCGCGTTGGTCTCGGTGAAGAATCTAGCCAATGCGAAGAAAAATCCTTATGCGCAGGTGGCTGGTGATTTCACGGTGGACGACGTCATGAACTCCGGGTATCTGGCCGAGCCGATTAAGACGCTGGATGCATCGCCTATTTCTGACGGCGCCTGCGCCGTGTTGCTGGCTCATGCTGATGTGGCGAGCCGATTTACTGATAAGCCTGTTTGGTTGAAAGGCGTCGGCCATTGTCAGGATGGTTATTACTTGGGAGACCGCGACCTGACCACCTCGCCAGCCTTAGCCGCGGCAGCCCGGCGCGCCTACCAGATGGCCAGCATTGACGATCCGTTGAAGCAGCTCGACGTGGCCGAAATTTACGACGCATATTCCTATCAGGAGCTCATGTGGACGGAAGCGCTCGGATTTTGTCAACCGGGAGAAGGTGTCCAACTGCTCAAATCCGGCGTCACGGCAATCAACGGCTCGTTGCCGGTTAATCCGTCAGGCGGCCTGTTAGCGGCGCATGCCTTCCTGGCAGCCGGCTTGGTTCGTGTCATAGAGTGCGTGCTGCAACTACGAGGCGAAGCTGGCGAACATCAAATCCCTCATGCCAAAACGGCGCTGGCACACGGCAGTTTCGGATTCTGTGGTCAAACTCACTGCGTCTGGATTTTGTCGGCGGAGAGATAACATGCCTAAAAACGTTGCTATCATTGCAAGCGGACAAACCAATCATACGTCACGTCGCAAAGACGTGAACATCCCGGAGATGATTCGGGAAGCCGTTGATCGCGCGCTGACCGACGCCGAGTTGACGATTGACGACATTGACGCCGTCGTCATCGGCAACATGGAGCATTTCGAGGGTATCAATCTGTCGGATATGTGGGCCTCGGAAGGCTCCGGCGCGGTCATGAAACCGTGCATGAAAATCGCCACCGGCGGGACAACGGGCACGTCAGTGGCTGCCGGCGCATATTATCATTGCGCGTCCGGGTTATTCGATACGGTCTTGGCCATCGGATGGGAGAAATTGTCCGAAAGCGATACCACGGCTGGTATCATCACGGCATTTGATCCGATCGTTGAGCGATTGACGCTGGCCGGAGCCATCGGTGGATTGGCTATCGAAGCGAATTTGTATATGACCACCTACGGGCTCAGCCAAGAGCATTTCGCCAAAGCGGCGGTCATGGCGCGAAAGAATGCGCAAAACAATCCCCATGCGCATTTGAAACATGACCTGACCGTTGAGATGGTGCTCAATTCCCCGATGATTGCCTATCCGATTCACTATCTGGACATGTGTCCGACATCGGATGGCGCGTGCGCGGTGATTTTCGCCAGTGAGGATCGCGCGCGCCGGCTCTGCCCGCGACCGGCCTGGATCAAAGCAGCCGTATGCCGCCACAATCATCCTTACATCGGCGATGTCTGGTGGGACCGGAGCACGCTTGAATCGGCAGCGATTGAGGCCTACAAGATTGCTGGCATCACCAACCCACGCAAAGAACTGGACGTCATCGAGCTATACGATCCGGCCAGTTATGCCCTCGTGGCGTGGATTCAACACCTGCATATTTGCGGCCCCGGCGAGGGCGGCAAACTGATTGATGATGGCTCCATCACGATGGAAGGAGACATTCCCGTCAATCCATCCGGTGGCGTCATCTCGACCAATCCGATTGGCGCCACTGCTTTGATCCGCGTGGCTGAAGCAGCATTACAAATTCAAGGCAAAGCCGGCGCTCGTCAAGTCGAAGGCGCCAAGACGGCGCTAGCCACCGGCTTCGGTGGTTCATATTGGAATGAAGTATTCATTCTCTCGGATCGCCTATGAATCAGGAACCTCTGGAAAAACCGCTCTACATCAATCTGCATGCGCGTTTGCCGTATGCCTACTCGGCTGGTCGGTACGTCAGCCGGTTTCTCATCGCGTTGCGCGACGAATGCAAAATCCTGGCAACAAAGTGTGAGCGTTGTTCCATCGTGCTGACGCCGCCGCGACTGGTCTGCAATCAGTGTTACGGGCCGATGAAGGAATTTGTCGAAGTGGGGCCACAAGGGAGGCTGGCCACATTTTCGGTCATCAACTTTCCGTTCATTGACCCGTTCACCGGCGTTGAACGACCTGTTCCTTACGGCTATGCGATCATTCAGCTTGATGGTTGCTCGAATCGGTTCCCGCACTTTTTGCGAGAGACGGATTTGAGCCGACTGCGCATCGGTCAGCGCGTTCAAGCTGTGTTCAAGCCTGACGGTGAACGAACGGGCGCTGTGACCGACATCTCCCATTTTGAGATCATTGAGCCGTGACGGAGCCAAGCATGAGCCTTCGCCAGGCGTTAATTGATCACAAGAACAGTGTTCGCGCGCGGACAATGCCGATCATCCAGCGCGTGACCGAAGAGATGCTCAATTGGCGACCGACGGACGGGGTGTTGTCTGTTGGCCAGTTGATCCATCACATTGGACAAGCGGACATGGCCTGGCTCAAAGTATTGCGTCGCGCATGGGAGCTGGACGAATTTCTCAGCGTTCGGCTGGCGATGGATTTGCCTGCTGTCATCGGCGAAATCTCCAGCTTGACCGACGAAGTCCAGAGTCTGGAGATCACGCATCAAGAGCTGATCAATTGGATCGCTCATCAGTCGGATGAACAATTGATGCAACTCTATCAGGGCAGTAGATGGAGCCTCACGGCGCAGCAAATTATCTTAGGATTGTGCGAACACGAGAGCCATCACCGAGGTCAATTGGTCACCTACTTGCGTCTGTTGAAGGTAGATCAAGTGCAACCCTGGGGATTCTAACAACCGCCGAGTGAAGTAAAACGAGTATGGGAAAATTTTTTGACGAATTGGAACCAGGCCAGGAATTTGTCTCAGCCGGCCGCACCATTACCGAAGCTGACATCATCAACTTTGCCGGATTGACCGGCGATTGGAGCGAGCTGCACGTCAATCGCGAGTTCGCCGACAAAGGATATTTCGGTCAGCGAATCGCGCACGGAGCGCTCACTTTCAGTATCTCGACGGGATTGGCTGTTCGCATGGGATTGCTTGACGACGTGCTGATTGCATTTTACGGCATTGACCGCTTGCGATTTCGGCAGCCTGTGTTCATCGGCGATACACTGTGGGTTCGCAAGCGCGTCGAATCCAAAGAAGACCGTGATGAGCACAGCGGTTTGCTTACCTTCGCCACTGAAGTGGTCAATCAGCGTCAACAGGTCGTACTGAGCTATCAAGACAAAGTGTTGTTGAAGAAAGCTGGCTAGCAGAAGAGAGACCGCAGACGGGCGACGGCGACCGAAAGCTGGACACAGGCGGAAACGGAAGGCGGGGGACGGAGCTCGTTGGTTTTTGGTCTCCACTCCGGGTTTATTTCCCAGGAATCGCCCTTATGCGACAGCATGCCACGACGGATGAAGATGGGGCCACCGAGGTCACAGAGTTCACCGAGAGCCTTGCCTCCTTTGTGTTCTCTGTGCCTTCTGTGGCCGTTTTCCGGGAGGTTTAACGTGAAACAGGATTGGTGGACACGGTGGCGCCGTTCACGAGCCTTATCAGGCTGGCTCATCGCCCTCATTCATCTAGTCTCTGTTTATTGGTTGGCAGCAACGCCGGCGCTGGGACAATGGCAATCGGTCGGCGCCGTTCGAGCTGTCAAGCGTGAACAGAATCGCGTGATGTTGGATTGTCAGACGGCGCAGGTTGAAGTCACAGTGTTGGCCGCTGACCTGGTGCGTGTGCGAATGGCGCCGGGACGCGCGCTTGCTCCTGATGAGAGTTGGGCGGTGGTGAAAACGGAGTGGCCGGCTGTACCAGTTGAACTGAGCGATTCTAAGACGCTGCTGCGCCTGTCTGGGCCGGAACTGATCGTGGAGATCAACAAGTCGCCATGTCGGATCACCATCCGGGATAAGAGCGGTCGCGTGCTGACGCAGGATGATCCCGCCAAGGGCATGAGTTGGGAAGGCAAGGAAGTTCGCGTCTGGAAGACGATGCCGCCGGACGAGCACTATTATGGCTTGGGGCAGCGCGCGTCCTGGTTGGAACATCGCGGACAGTCGTTTGTGAACTGGAACACCGACGCCTACGGGTACCGGTGGGGTTCCGATCCGCTCTATCAGTCCATTCCGTTTGTGCTCGCGCTGCGTCAAGGCATCAGCTATGGCATCTTTTTCGACAACACCTATCGCAGCAGCTTTGATCTGGGCAAGACGCGCCGTGATCAATGGTCGTTTGGCGCTGAGGGCGGCGAGCTGAACTACTATTTTTTCTACGGACCAGACCCGAAGAAAGTCATCGAGCGGTACACGGAGCTCACCGGACGCATGCCGCTGCCGCCGCGTTGGGCGCTCGGTTACCAACAATGTCGTTGGAGCTATGAGCCGGAAAGCCGCGTGCGTCAGATCGTCGCTACGTTTCGTCAACGCCAGATCCCCTGCGATGTGATTTATGTGGACATTGATTACATGGACGGGTATCGCAGTTTCACGATTGACCGGAAGCGGTTTCCAACGTTTGAGCAGATGATCGCCGATTTCGCCGATGTGGGCATGAAGGTTGTCGCGATCATTAATCCAGGCATCAAGAAAGAACCCGGCTACTGGGTCTATGAGGAAGGCCTCCGCGGCGAACATTTCATCAGGATGCCCGACGGTGCTTTGTTCACCGCGCCGGTATGGCCGGGCGAGTGCGTGTTTCCCGACTTCACCCGCGACCTGACACGCGCGTGGTGGGGCGGCCTGTACAGAGAATTGGTGCAAGCCGGCGTCAAAGGATTTTGGAACGACATGAACGAGCCTGCC comes from Blastocatellia bacterium and encodes:
- a CDS encoding thiolase family protein; the encoded protein is MPKNVAIIASGQTNHTSRRKDVNIPEMIREAVDRALTDAELTIDDIDAVVIGNMEHFEGINLSDMWASEGSGAVMKPCMKIATGGTTGTSVAAGAYYHCASGLFDTVLAIGWEKLSESDTTAGIITAFDPIVERLTLAGAIGGLAIEANLYMTTYGLSQEHFAKAAVMARKNAQNNPHAHLKHDLTVEMVLNSPMIAYPIHYLDMCPTSDGACAVIFASEDRARRLCPRPAWIKAAVCRHNHPYIGDVWWDRSTLESAAIEAYKIAGITNPRKELDVIELYDPASYALVAWIQHLHICGPGEGGKLIDDGSITMEGDIPVNPSGGVISTNPIGATALIRVAEAALQIQGKAGARQVEGAKTALATGFGGSYWNEVFILSDRL
- a CDS encoding MaoC/PaaZ C-terminal domain-containing protein gives rise to the protein MGKFFDELEPGQEFVSAGRTITEADIINFAGLTGDWSELHVNREFADKGYFGQRIAHGALTFSISTGLAVRMGLLDDVLIAFYGIDRLRFRQPVFIGDTLWVRKRVESKEDRDEHSGLLTFATEVVNQRQQVVLSYQDKVLLKKAG
- a CDS encoding thiolase family protein, which codes for MEDIAIVGVAQTKFEREKRDLNYAELVYGVVTELFEKTGATHQDVDNIVTASSDFWDGRTISSMAIQSAVGAYMKSESKVSSDGTLALLYGAMRILSGQFKTTLVVAHSKGSEGAPNLIANAAFDPVYQRQLGIDFHVASALQARAYMQKYGLTEQDVALVSVKNLANAKKNPYAQVAGDFTVDDVMNSGYLAEPIKTLDASPISDGACAVLLAHADVASRFTDKPVWLKGVGHCQDGYYLGDRDLTTSPALAAAARRAYQMASIDDPLKQLDVAEIYDAYSYQELMWTEALGFCQPGEGVQLLKSGVTAINGSLPVNPSGGLLAAHAFLAAGLVRVIECVLQLRGEAGEHQIPHAKTALAHGSFGFCGQTHCVWILSAER
- a CDS encoding OB-fold domain-containing protein codes for the protein MNQEPLEKPLYINLHARLPYAYSAGRYVSRFLIALRDECKILATKCERCSIVLTPPRLVCNQCYGPMKEFVEVGPQGRLATFSVINFPFIDPFTGVERPVPYGYAIIQLDGCSNRFPHFLRETDLSRLRIGQRVQAVFKPDGERTGAVTDISHFEIIEP
- a CDS encoding DUF4968 domain-containing protein, whose product is MKQDWWTRWRRSRALSGWLIALIHLVSVYWLAATPALGQWQSVGAVRAVKREQNRVMLDCQTAQVEVTVLAADLVRVRMAPGRALAPDESWAVVKTEWPAVPVELSDSKTLLRLSGPELIVEINKSPCRITIRDKSGRVLTQDDPAKGMSWEGKEVRVWKTMPPDEHYYGLGQRASWLEHRGQSFVNWNTDAYGYRWGSDPLYQSIPFVLALRQGISYGIFFDNTYRSSFDLGKTRRDQWSFGAEGGELNYYFFYGPDPKKVIERYTELTGRMPLPPRWALGYQQCRWSYEPESRVRQIVATFRQRQIPCDVIYVDIDYMDGYRSFTIDRKRFPTFEQMIADFADVGMKVVAIINPGIKKEPGYWVYEEGLRGEHFIRMPDGALFTAPVWPGECVFPDFTRDLTRAWWGGLYRELVQAGVKGFWNDMNEPAAFVQTDRQTDRTMSLDAIHDDRGRRTDHRKSHNVYGMLMARATFEGLRQLRPEERPFVLTRASFAGGQRYAATWTGDNTSNWEHLQLWIPMVLNMGLSGQPFVGPDIGGFIASPTPELYTRFLQSGALGPLCRTHSAKDTNDQEPWSYGPAYEAINRRAIELRYQLLPYLYTVFEEAARTGLPVMRPLMLEYPTDRATYRLDTQFLIGSDLLVAPVLTEGATSRQVYLPAGEWFNYWTGEKLVGPKTVEVAAPLDLLPLFVRGGALVPTQPVAQYTDEAPINPLILVVFPSAEAVGSLYEDDGFSLQYQQGRYARTRWRYRRTSEQMMLEIGQREGNYALAPRAYEVKFVGVDHVPSQVEWSGRSLNRVNTLAELRRREQGWTHDRINSVLWVKVPDTGKQETILAR
- a CDS encoding Zn-ribbon domain-containing OB-fold protein, which translates into the protein MSEEIIVHRTALSIPYAWAAGRHATRFYREIAEHRKLFGTRCPRCQRVLFPARKACSRCFTETTDWVEVGPRGTVTSFTVVHYAEPQIQPLPPPLAYALIQLDGADTAFIHLVSEVNVAEIKTGMRVEAVFAESPQGNILDVKFFKPITQG
- a CDS encoding SCP2 sterol-binding domain-containing protein, with protein sequence MSYVFPSDEWVASFKQRINEGAYKESGATWEAGSLCCVIKANPDIGLTEDKFILLDLYRGECRDARLVDATEAASASFTITAAYDRWKQLFRGELDPVKAMMFGQINIKGNLGVLMKYTKAAKDLLECGGQVPSTFLGERTSE
- a CDS encoding DinB family protein — translated: MSLRQALIDHKNSVRARTMPIIQRVTEEMLNWRPTDGVLSVGQLIHHIGQADMAWLKVLRRAWELDEFLSVRLAMDLPAVIGEISSLTDEVQSLEITHQELINWIAHQSDEQLMQLYQGSRWSLTAQQIILGLCEHESHHRGQLVTYLRLLKVDQVQPWGF